CGTGCAATTTGACTGTGAATTTATCAAGTCAGGGCTCACATGATAAATAGAATATATAAAAAGAGCTCTTCACGAGGCGATAACCTCGTGAAGAGCTCTTATATTTATATCCAAACGATTTCTTTATTCATCTTCTGCTTCTTTGGCCGCTTCTCTAGCTGCGTTTGAACTTGAGCTATTTGAGCTACTGGAGCTGTCAGAACTATTTGAATCACTACTTGAACTTTGTTCATTGCTAGATTCTGAAGTAGGTGACTCGGTTGTTTGTTCTTCTGTTGTTACATTTTCAGTATTAGCTGATTGTTGTTGTGTCGTGCTTTGTGCATTTGATGAATTTGAATTCGTTTGTGGTTCATTTGTTGTTACATTATTATTGTTGCCTGAGAAATTATAACTATTTTGTTGATTATCAGTATTACCAGTACTTGGTGCTGAGTTACTTGTTGTTTGGTTATCTTCATTACCTGCAACACTTAAGCTCTTGCCACTTCCAGTTACTGAATCAGGCTTTTCAAAGTCTGAACCGTCATAGCTTGAAATCTCTGACATAACTTCATTGAATAAAATTTGTGGTTTGATTTGTTCATCATGTCCTAAGAATGAGTTTTCACCGTATTCTTTAACTTTATTGAAGCCCATCCAAACAGACATTGTGTACTGTGGTGAATAACCTGTAATCCATACGTCTTTCGCTGCATTTTCAGGTAATTGATATTCACTGTATACTTCGTCACCATAAGTACCTGTACCTGTTTTAGCTGCGACATTTACACCATTTATACCATAACCGTAAGCTGAACCATATGCTTCGAAAGTACCTTTAAGCATTTCTGTTAACATATATGCTGTGTAATCTTCCATTGCTTTATGACTATCACTTGAGAATTTAATTGTTTCATCATCTTGTGTAACAACTTTTCTAATCGATTTAGGCTCATTATATGTTCCGCCATTACCCATACTTGCAAATGCTGATGCGAGTTGAGTAGGGGAGAATTCTGATTGTGAACCACCGAGTACTTCTGATGGTCCAATTTGGTCTTTATAATTTAAATTAACTTTAGATGCAAAGTCTTTAACGGCTTTTTCACCAGCGTTTTGATTCGTTTCTTGCCAAGATTTGAGTGCTGGTATGTTATAGGATCTTGCTAAAGCATCTGCCATAGTGACTGATCCATGTCCTTTACCGTCATAGTTCTTAAAGATACTACCATTAACATTATATTCACTTTCATCTTGGAACTTATGATTGGTAGCATATTGCATATTTTCTATTGCTGGTCCATAAGCTAAAATTGGTTTAAGTGATGAACCAGTAGGGTGTAAATCTGTTGCTTGGTTTCTATCTACAACATCCTTGTAATCTTTACCACCACTGATACCAACTAGTCCACCAGTTTTCGTATCTACTATGGATGACCCTGTAATTTGGTCTTTATTCTTGTAGAAAGTACCATTATCTACAGAATCTTGTAATGTTTTTTGAACATTTTTATCCATGTTTGTGTATATCTTCAGACCACTTGTCATAATATCGTTTAAAGATTGACCTTTGAACGCTTTATTTTCAGTGATTTCTTGTTTTACATAATTAATGTATGAAGCGTACTCGTTATCAGGTGTATCTGTCATAGCATCATTTCTTTCTTCTACCGTTCTTTGAACTAAGTTCTTATCTATAGGTGTATCTTGTGCTTCTTTCATTTCTTTCTTAGAAATTCTACCATGTCTTTCCATTAAATAAAGTACAGTGTCTTTACGTTTTTCTGCTCCCTCAGGATTGTCATAAATATTATATTGATTTGGTACTTGAGGTAAGCCAGCTAAATATGCTGTTTCTGCTAAGTTTAAATCTTTTAACTTTTTGTTGAAGTAATACTTAGATGCAGTTTGTGAACCGTAAATACCATCTGAATAATAAATTTTATTTAAATACATTTCAAAAATTTCATCTTTAGAGTATTCTTGTTCAAGTCTATATGAAAGGTAAGCTTCTTGAGCCTTTCTTTCTATAGATTTCTTATCAGTTAAGAATGAACGCTTTACAACTTGTTGCGTCAGTGTTGAGGCACCTTGTGAACCGAATCCACCAGTAAAGTTTTTCATGACTGCTCCAGATAAACGTTTATAATCTAATGCGCCATGATCATAGAATCGATTATCTTCTGTTGCTAGTACCGCGTCTTTTAATGTATCAGGTACGTCATCGAATTTAACATGTTCTCTCTTTTGTCCCATATAAAGGGTAGTCACGAGTTCGTTGTTTTTATCATAAATTTTAGTTGGTAATTGGTCTTTAAGCGCACTTTCATTGAAAGCAGGAGCTTTCCAAGCATAATATGCAAATACGAGAACACCTACTATTACCATTGCCAAGAATGCTAGTACGAGAATACCAAACACCTTAATTATTGTTCTCTTGATATTCCTCTTTTTCTTAGGTTGTTCTTTGTTATTTTTACTATTAGAAGCTTTTGATTGACTCATTTGAGCGCCTCACTTTCTGTTTTTATCAATTGATCAACTATTTGTATGTAGTTAATTCTTGGTCTAAATTGGATTGGAATGGCAAAACCATCTGACTCTATTTCTTTTAAAGTAATGGATTTTTTTCCTCCAGATTTATATCTGTCCCAATATACCATAAAATTCCTAAAAGGCAATAAAAATACGCTATCATGGTAGCTAAATTTTATCAATAAAAAACATACGCCTTTTTGGCTTGAAACTTGTTTCATATGTACTACTTGGTGATCGTGGATATTATTTAATGGGAAACTTGTTTTGTTTTTTGTTTCCTTAGCTTCAAAATCAATATAGTATCCATTATAAACACCATTGTAATCTGTCGTTGAAGGTTTTCTAAAATAAGCTTCTTTAATAACAGCTTTTTGTCTTTTAGGATAATCTACATCGACAATTTGGATAGGTGTCGGTTTCTTATGAATAACTGCTACATTTTCTAACCTGTAATATTGATTTGATTTATCAATTTCCTCTTCAAAATTCATCCCTCTCTTACCATATTGTATTTTACTATACTTAGGGGAGTCTTGACTTGGGACTTCAGAAGTATTTTTGATCCCTTTTTTACCATTTGGATAATTCAAATTTATCACCTAGCTTTATATCATAAAAACTCTAAACATTATACCTTATTTCATTATAAGTTACAAAAGTTTTTTATGATACATAAATATTCTAGAAGTTTTCTAGTTATGTTATCATTTTATCGTGAGGACTTTTAAAAAACAAACTTCATTGATAGTAGGGATAAAAATGATACAAGATCTTATAAATGAATTGAACAAGATGCAACAGATTTTTAAAAACGCTAAAGATGACCATGAGTATGACTTTTATAAAGACGTCGTGCCATTTGTTGAAGCTGTTGACGAATTGTTAGACAAACTCGCATTAGAACAACATAGGGTTATTCAATTACAATATATGAATGAACAAAAGTTTCAACTTCTTATTGATAATTACAAAGAGTTATCAGTTGAATGTCATTATAAAAGAACAAGCAAAAAACTGTTTCTCGAAAAACATAAAGCTGTTCAACATGATATGAGCTACATCTATACACATTTAGGTGATTTGTCATGACTTCCATATACTTTACTGGCTATAAGCCGTTCGAATTAAATATATTTAAAGATGATCAGCCAGAAGTTAAAGTCATAAAAGCATATATAGAAGAAATCATTAAGCAAGAAGTTGAAGAAGGTTTGGAATGGGTGATTATATCAGGGCAACTTGGATTTGAACTTTGGACTGCTGAAGTTACAATACAAATGAAACATAAATACCCTCAATTGAAACTGGCAATTTTAACACCATTTTTAAATCATTTTAATAAATGGAATGAAACGAACCAGCAAAAATATCAAAGCATAGTTGCTCAAGCTGATTATGTAAATGCTATACATCAAAGTGAATACCAAGGCGGATTCCAATTCCAACAAGCAAATGATTTTATATTGAATAATACCGACAAGACAATTTTGTTTTATGATGATGAACAAGAAGCTTCACCAAAGTACTTCCAAAGTAAGTTAGTTGATTTTGCCGAAAAGACAAATTATACTTATACTGTTATGACATTCATGGATTTACAAGACTTTATGGAATATAATTATAATAATGAAAATGAATCTTATTAAATGAGGTGTAAATATGGCTGATGTAACATTAAAGCTATCTGCTAAAGATATTTATGAAAAGGAATTTGAAAGAGGTTTAAGAGGATTTAAAACTGAAGAAGTAGATGCATTTTTAGATGATATTATTTCAGACTATCAAAAAATGGCTGATTTAAATAATGAAGTCATCAAACTGACAGAAGAAAATTCTAAATTAAACAAAGAAATTGAACAGCTAAGAATACGTGTAGCTTCGGGAAGACCACAAGGCTCACAACAATATAATTCTAATAATGTAGACATATTAAAGCGTATTTCTAACCTTGAAAAAGCAGTATTCGGTGAATAAATTATAGTTATTTATCACAGTTTATGCTATAATTCGTTCTTGAGTGGTATTTCGGATAATCGCTACGTTAAGTAGAGGAAAGTCCATGCTCACACATTCTGAGATGAATGTAGTGTTCGTGCTTGGCGAAACAATAAGCCAGGGCAATTAATTGACGGCAACGAAATAACCTAAGTTATTTATAATATGGTTAAATTAGTTTGAAAGTGCCACAGTGACGGAGCTTGTACAGAAATGTAGAAGGTGGAACGCGGTAAACCCCTCGAGTGAGCAATCCAAAATTGGTAGGAGCACTTCTTTGACGGAAATGAACGGAATAAGAAGGTATGTCATCATACAGACAGATGATTATCACTGGCGTACGAGTGTAACTAGTGCACGTTAGCAGTACTAAAGGACAAAACATGGCTTACAGATTTATCACTCACTAGTGTTGCTCTCCCAAGTAGGAGAGCTTTTTATTTGTAAATTATAATTTAAATATAAAGGAGTATATACATGTATCAATTACTCGCGACTAGTCCTATGGGATTAGAATCAATTGTTGCTAAAGAAGTACAAGAGTTAGGATATGAAACGACAGTAGAAAATGGTCGTGTTCTATTCGAAGGTGACGAAACAGCTATCGTTAAAGCAAATTTATGGTTAAGAACTGCTGATAGAGTCAAAATCGTAGTAGGACGATTTAATGCTACAACTTTTGATGAACTGTTCGAAAAAACAAAATCATTACCTTGGGAGGATATTATAGGCGCTCAAGGCATGTTCCCAGTACAAGGTAAAAGTGTTAAATCTAAATTATTCAGTGTATCTGACTGCCAAGCAATCGTTAAAAAAGCGATAGTTGAAAAACTTAAACATGTATATCAAATTCAAGGTTGGATAGATGAATCTGGTAGTAAATACCAAGTAGAAGTATCTTTATTAAAAGATGAAGCTTTCCTCACAATCGATACATCAGGAGCAGGACTTCATAAAAGAGGGTATCGTTTAGCACAAGGTGAAGCACCAATGAAAGAAACATTAGCGGCAGCACTTGTTAGATTAACAAACTGGAGTGGAGAAACACCATTTATAGATCCATTCTGTGGTTCAGGTACACTTGCAATAGAAGCAGCGTTAATCGCACAAAATATAGCACCAGGCTTTAATCGTAGCTTTGCAAGTGAAGAGTGGGACATTATTCCAGAAGGTTTATTTGATCAATTAAGACAAGAAGCTGATGATGCAGCACTTTATGATAAAGAAATAGATATATTAGCAAGTGATATTGATCCTAGAATGGTAGAAATTGCAAAAGCAAATGCCGTTGAAGTAGGTCTTGGAGATATCATTAAATTTAAAGTACAAGATATACATGACCTTACAGTACCAGAAGGACCTGTTTCTATAATTGGTAATCCGCCATACGGAGAACGTATCGGTGAACGAAGTGAAGTAGAAGCTATGTATAAACACTTAGGTGAAATATTGACTCAAAATAATCAAGTTTCATTATATATGTTAACAAGCTATAAAGAATTCGAACCTTTAGTAGGTCATAAAGCAACAAAGAGAAGAAAATTATTTAATGGTTTTATAGAATGTACTTATTACCAATATTGGGGTAAAAGAAAATAGATAAAAAATGGTAGCTCTTAGAGCTAGCATTTTTTCGTTTGTTCTTTTAAGTATATGCTGAATGTTGAAAGATTAACCAAACAAGCAACATAGAAGGGCTGTATATTTTAAAATCTACGATTTTGAAAGTGCATGCTTGCCTTATGAATATGGTTCGAGACTGTAGTCGCGCGCGGCATACTATTCCCCCCGGGCGTCAGCACTTTGCAAAATCGTGGTGAATATTATAGAGATTTTTGCTATTTATCATGTGGACCTTGACTTGATAAATTCAACGGCTCTATTTATCATGTGAGCCCTGACTTGATAAATTCAACGGTCCTATTTATCATGTGGAGCCTGACTTGATAAATTCCCAAAGGGTAATCCAAGTGAAAGCCGATCAAATCGCACGAAGACTCAAAAGACAAATTAAAATGAGCGCAAATTCTTGATTCCAAAAGAATTTGCGCTCTTTTACTTACCAAAGTTTACCTTCACCTAAGCCTTTAGCTCCTGGTGGTGGATCTATAAACATTTGACTTATTGGCACTGTATAAGCAACTAAAATTAATAGTACTGTAATTACAATTAAAAATCTCCAATTTTCAACGAGTTTCGTTACAGGTTGATGTTCATCTAAAGCTTCAGCAACTGGATATTCTTCTTCGCCTTTTGGTGACAAGAAAGCTAAATGTATAAATACCATAACAACTAATATAATAGAAATAAATAATATTGTTCCCCCAACTGCTTGTAATACTTGATAAGGTATCCATTCAGCAGCTTGTTTAGCACCGCCGTATTCGGAATACGTAGATCTTCTTGGAGCGCCTTTTACTAATCCAACGTAGTGCATGGCGCCACTCATGATTGTCATACCAATAGCCCAAGTTAATCCTTGAATAATAGCTAGTTTATTTGTGAACTTCGTTAATTTTCTACCTGTACAATGTGGTATCAACCAATACATAATTCCGAAAAATGTTAATATAACAGCTGATGCGATTGTTAAATGGAAATGACCTGTTACCCAAATAGTATTATGAATCAAACCATTCATTTGTGCTGAAGCATTTACTAAACCGCCAGCACCTCCAGGTATAAAGGCCAACATACCTAAAAATGGTAAAACAAATCTTGCATCGTGCCATGGTAAAGATTTAAACCAATTGAATAACCCTTTGTATCCTAAAGAACGACCGTGATTTTCAAAAGTTGCAAACAAACTAAATGCTGTCATAAATGAAGGAATGACTACCATAAACGTTAAAATAACTTGCAAATACTTCCACATATCGTCGATACCAGGTTCAACTAATTGGTGATGTATCCCAACAGGAATACTGAAGAATAAGAAGAGCATAAATGACATTCTCGCTAAGTTATCTGAGAAAGCTTTTCCACCGATAATTTTTGGTACAATTGCATACCAACACATATATGCTGGCAATAACCAGAAATACACAAGTGCATGACCAAAATACCAAAATAATGTTCTGCTTAAAGAAACATCGACTCTTTCAACTAAACCTAATGACCAAGGTATTAATTGTAAAAGTACGGTAGCAGCGACACCTAATGAACATACAATCCACATTACCCCGTTAATGGCTACCATATAGCTAAGTAGTGGAGATTTCTTAGTAGGGTAAGTCTTCTTAAATTCTCGATACTTTAAAATTTGTCCAACTACAGAAATCCAACTTCCTACAACGACGAGCGCCATGCCTATATAGAAAATGACATGTGCTTTTAATGGTGCATAAAACGTATATAGAACAGTTGCTTTGTTCAGTAAGACCATTGTAGCTGCCATAAGTGTCCCAACAATCATTACCCAAAAACCAATCCAACCAAATTTCCTTTGTACTGTAGTTAAATGCCCACATGTTTTAGCGACTGCTGAATATTGAAAGCCTAAGATAAAGAAAGTTGTAAGCACGAGCGCTAATACAATACCATGTACCGTTAATATTTGATAATAAGA
This portion of the Mammaliicoccus vitulinus genome encodes:
- a CDS encoding b(o/a)3-type cytochrome-c oxidase subunit 1; its protein translation is MITRLNKTDSKLVMAHMYVAVCCLILGGLAGLLQTFVRSGLLQLPKAISYYQILTVHGIVLALVLTTFFILGFQYSAVAKTCGHLTTVQRKFGWIGFWVMIVGTLMAATMVLLNKATVLYTFYAPLKAHVIFYIGMALVVVGSWISVVGQILKYREFKKTYPTKKSPLLSYMVAINGVMWIVCSLGVAATVLLQLIPWSLGLVERVDVSLSRTLFWYFGHALVYFWLLPAYMCWYAIVPKIIGGKAFSDNLARMSFMLFLFFSIPVGIHHQLVEPGIDDMWKYLQVILTFMVVIPSFMTAFSLFATFENHGRSLGYKGLFNWFKSLPWHDARFVLPFLGMLAFIPGGAGGLVNASAQMNGLIHNTIWVTGHFHLTIASAVILTFFGIMYWLIPHCTGRKLTKFTNKLAIIQGLTWAIGMTIMSGAMHYVGLVKGAPRRSTYSEYGGAKQAAEWIPYQVLQAVGGTILFISIILVVMVFIHLAFLSPKGEEEYPVAEALDEHQPVTKLVENWRFLIVITVLLILVAYTVPISQMFIDPPPGAKGLGEGKLW
- a CDS encoding DUF1273 domain-containing protein, yielding MTSIYFTGYKPFELNIFKDDQPEVKVIKAYIEEIIKQEVEEGLEWVIISGQLGFELWTAEVTIQMKHKYPQLKLAILTPFLNHFNKWNETNQQKYQSIVAQADYVNAIHQSEYQGGFQFQQANDFILNNTDKTILFYDDEQEASPKYFQSKLVDFAEKTNYTYTVMTFMDLQDFMEYNYNNENESY
- the gpsB gene encoding cell division regulator GpsB, with translation MADVTLKLSAKDIYEKEFERGLRGFKTEEVDAFLDDIISDYQKMADLNNEVIKLTEENSKLNKEIEQLRIRVASGRPQGSQQYNSNNVDILKRISNLEKAVFGE
- a CDS encoding DUF1798 family protein, encoding MIQDLINELNKMQQIFKNAKDDHEYDFYKDVVPFVEAVDELLDKLALEQHRVIQLQYMNEQKFQLLIDNYKELSVECHYKRTSKKLFLEKHKAVQHDMSYIYTHLGDLS
- a CDS encoding THUMP domain-containing class I SAM-dependent RNA methyltransferase; protein product: MYQLLATSPMGLESIVAKEVQELGYETTVENGRVLFEGDETAIVKANLWLRTADRVKIVVGRFNATTFDELFEKTKSLPWEDIIGAQGMFPVQGKSVKSKLFSVSDCQAIVKKAIVEKLKHVYQIQGWIDESGSKYQVEVSLLKDEAFLTIDTSGAGLHKRGYRLAQGEAPMKETLAAALVRLTNWSGETPFIDPFCGSGTLAIEAALIAQNIAPGFNRSFASEEWDIIPEGLFDQLRQEADDAALYDKEIDILASDIDPRMVEIAKANAVEVGLGDIIKFKVQDIHDLTVPEGPVSIIGNPPYGERIGERSEVEAMYKHLGEILTQNNQVSLYMLTSYKEFEPLVGHKATKRRKLFNGFIECTYYQYWGKRK
- a CDS encoding transglycosylase domain-containing protein; this encodes MSQSKASNSKNNKEQPKKKRNIKRTIIKVFGILVLAFLAMVIVGVLVFAYYAWKAPAFNESALKDQLPTKIYDKNNELVTTLYMGQKREHVKFDDVPDTLKDAVLATEDNRFYDHGALDYKRLSGAVMKNFTGGFGSQGASTLTQQVVKRSFLTDKKSIERKAQEAYLSYRLEQEYSKDEIFEMYLNKIYYSDGIYGSQTASKYYFNKKLKDLNLAETAYLAGLPQVPNQYNIYDNPEGAEKRKDTVLYLMERHGRISKKEMKEAQDTPIDKNLVQRTVEERNDAMTDTPDNEYASYINYVKQEITENKAFKGQSLNDIMTSGLKIYTNMDKNVQKTLQDSVDNGTFYKNKDQITGSSIVDTKTGGLVGISGGKDYKDVVDRNQATDLHPTGSSLKPILAYGPAIENMQYATNHKFQDESEYNVNGSIFKNYDGKGHGSVTMADALARSYNIPALKSWQETNQNAGEKAVKDFASKVNLNYKDQIGPSEVLGGSQSEFSPTQLASAFASMGNGGTYNEPKSIRKVVTQDDETIKFSSDSHKAMEDYTAYMLTEMLKGTFEAYGSAYGYGINGVNVAAKTGTGTYGDEVYSEYQLPENAAKDVWITGYSPQYTMSVWMGFNKVKEYGENSFLGHDEQIKPQILFNEVMSEISSYDGSDFEKPDSVTGSGKSLSVAGNEDNQTTSNSAPSTGNTDNQQNSYNFSGNNNNVTTNEPQTNSNSSNAQSTTQQQSANTENVTTEEQTTESPTSESSNEQSSSSDSNSSDSSSSSNSSSSNAAREAAKEAEDE
- the recU gene encoding Holliday junction resolvase RecU, whose protein sequence is MNYPNGKKGIKNTSEVPSQDSPKYSKIQYGKRGMNFEEEIDKSNQYYRLENVAVIHKKPTPIQIVDVDYPKRQKAVIKEAYFRKPSTTDYNGVYNGYYIDFEAKETKNKTSFPLNNIHDHQVVHMKQVSSQKGVCFLLIKFSYHDSVFLLPFRNFMVYWDRYKSGGKKSITLKEIESDGFAIPIQFRPRINYIQIVDQLIKTESEALK